In one Bactrocera tryoni isolate S06 chromosome 5, CSIRO_BtryS06_freeze2, whole genome shotgun sequence genomic region, the following are encoded:
- the LOC120777525 gene encoding tRNA-specific adenosine deaminase 1 yields the protein MVLPSAEELADLVFKEFRRLPKTGKPATNEWTILSAILMHDTAKGISKVVAIGCGTKCVGHTKRCYQGFILNDSHAEVLARRALLRYIYYLLKRVKEHRDDSVFQWDNENVCFRLRAELSFHFVSTQTPCGDACIRNEAIEEKSTKEERNINDAPTEPKQKKRKMNNGNDEKEGYAPNGDDNVGAILQACKKDTVYTGAKLIGLTDEQDAMQQKIGAVRTKPGRGDRTQSMSCSDKLARWNVFGVQGALLDTLLAQPIYFETLNFVGGAKNEPAIRRAIYERFIDNEFKSTRFNVHKPTIRFSETVKFEYVENDNRKNPAATCISWCDIPLDLKPYEVSVNGRKQGVTRKMFGTLQAAVKISKYNLLLEYVDILRVEPKLRQKYLIDLENLENYKYCEYKKLAREYQTAWTLAKQNYFLQWIEKIPNFKSFSLKIRPLD from the exons ATGGTTTTACCTTCGGCGGAAGAACTTGCAGATTTGGTGTTCAAGGAATTTAGGCGATTACCAAAAACTGGAAAACCCGCCACGAACGAGTGGACAATCCTTTCTGCCATACTAATGCACGATACTGCAAAAGGTATATCTAAAGTCGTAGCTATAGGATGTGGCACCAAGTGTGTAGGCCATACAAAACGTTGTTATCAGGGTTTCATCCTAAATGACTCGCATGCTGAAGTACTGGCTAGACGTGCACTTCTTCGCTATATTTACTATCTTTTGAAGCGTGTAAAAGAACACAGGGATGATAGTGTTTTCCAGTGGGATAATGAAAACGTTTGCTTTCGATTACGAGCAGAACTAAGTTTTCATTTCGTTAGTACACAGACACCTTGCGGTGACGCTTGTATTCGAAACGAAGCTATTGaagaaaaaagtacaaaagaaGAGCGTAATATTAATGATGCGCCTACTGAACCAAAacagaaaaaacgaaaaatgaaTAATGGAAATGATGAAAAAGAAGGTTATGCACCCAACGGCGATGATAATGTGGGTGCTATCTTACAGGCATGTAAAAAGGATACTGTCTACACAGGTGCGAAATTAATTGGTTTAACAGATGAACAGGATgcaatgcaacaaaaaatcgGCGCCGTAAGAACGAAACCTGGCCGTGGGGACCGCACTCAATCTATGTCATGTAGCGATAAGCTGGCGCGTTGGAATGTGTTTGGTGTGCAAGGAGCTTTGTTAGACACATTACTAGCGCAACCTATTTATTTTGAAACACTGAATTTTGTTGGCGGTGCAAAAAATGAGCCAGCAATCAGACGTGCAATATATGAGCGCTTTATTGACAATGAATTTAAATCTACCAGATTTAATGTTCACAAGCCAACAATAAGGTTCAGTGAAACCGTTAAGTTTGAATATGTTGAAAACGACAACCGAAAAAATCCAGCTGCAACTTGTATATCATGGTGCGACATTCCTCTAGATTTAAA ACCTTATGAAGTCTCAGTAAATGGTCGTAAACAAGGTGTTACAAGAAAAATGTTTGGCACACTACAAGCTGCagtaaaaattagtaaatacaACCTATTGCTTGAATATGTGGATATATTAAGAGTGGAGCCGAAACTGAGACAAAAATATCTAATCGATCTCGAAAACcttgaaaattacaaatactGTGAATACAAAAAATTAGCAAGAGAGTATCAAACGGCTTGGACCCTGGCTAAACAAAACTACTTTTTACAATGGATTGAGAAAATACCGAATTTTAAgtcatttagtttaaaaatacgCCCACTCGATTGA
- the LOC120777527 gene encoding transmembrane protein 43 homolog — translation MALLEAFRSNWLIATFGCILFTGGLCVLSWNEGRAVHTILSLDEALDDAITLDPNEELEYNYNGRIVHMTGSIVIGEPLTEPDYNIQILAVKLKRRVQMFQWVEESMEHNYGESVASVQTESRTYYYYTEWRDKLIDSRNFYIRTGHQNPDRFPIESQTQVADAVFIGKYELGNEIKNKFTNYVELTSDTRPDDPTIKMHLGLYYHTNDVFNPEIGDIRLLFSFAGMEGEMYTVVGKLMNNKILPYRTSRGVDILLVYSGELGLAEVFKREHHAQRLTTWGYRFMGWVLVFFGVTCTSKLLHIMLSRIAFLAVLAPDPQFPVGANIMLSLSLALIIASIAWILHRPMIGASLLFAAASPFLWCARSMSNYQRVN, via the exons ATGGCGCTTTTGGAGGCCTTCCGGTCAAATTGGCTAATAGCTACTTTTGGCTGTATACTTTTTACTGGAGGATTATGCGTACTCTCCTGGAATGAA GGACGAGCTGTGCACACAATTTTATCTCTTGATGAAGCACTTGATGATGCAATAACTTTGGATCCTAATGAAGAGTTGGAGTACAATTACAATGGTCGGATAGTACATATGACTGGATCTATAGTGATTGGAGAACCACTTACAGAACCAGACTACAACATACAAATCCTTGCCGTAAAATTGAAGCGTCGGGTACAAATGTTTCAATGGGTGGAGGAGTCAAT GGAACACAATTATGGGGAAAGTGTTGCATCTGTGCAAACAGAAAGTCGTACATACTATTACTATACCGAGTGGCGTGACAAATTAATTGACTCCCGTAATTTTTACATACGCACGGGACATCAAAATCCTGATCGATTTCCTATAGAAAGCCAAACACAAGTTGCTGACGCGGTCTTCATTGGCAAGTACGAACTGGGTAACGAAATCAAGAATAAATTTACAAACTACGTGGAATTGACTTCCGATACAAGGCCAGACGATCCTACAATTAAAATGCATTTAGGGCTATATTACCACACAAACGATGTTTTTAATCCAGAAATAGGCGACATACGTTTACTATTTTCGTTTGCTGGAATGGAGGGCGAAATG tacaCTGTAGTAGGAAAATTGATGAATAACAAAATATTGCCATATCGAACCAGTCGAGGCGTTGATATACTGCTTGTATATAGCGGCGAACTCGGACTTGCGGAAGTTTTTAAGCGAGAACATCACGCGCAACGGCTTACTACGTGGGGCTATCGCTTTATGGGTTGGGTTTTGGTGTTCTTTGGTGTTACGTGTACATCCAAGCTATTACATATTATGT TAAGCCGTATTGCTTTCCTCGCTGTCTTAGCGCCGGATCCACAGTTCCCCGTTGGTGCTAATATCATGTTATCATTGTCCCTTGCACTAATTATAGCCTCAATTGCGTGGATCCTGCATCGTCCAATGATTGGTGCCAGCTTGTTGTTTGCCGCGGCATCACCATTTTTGTGGTGCGCTCGTAGTATGTCAAATTATCAACGCGTCAACTAA
- the LOC120777526 gene encoding uncharacterized protein LOC120777526 — MLAPDKYLSPMKQMTGAEENRHFLRAFIHTYRDLPVLWDTSLRDYTNRDKRAEAYEQLVPIYRYLKRDANVEDVKKKINTLRTNYRKELKVVESSRRNGTIHHPRCWTFLELDFLRNTEKFLAVNPSTRGDSFSAFSENSQTQSSFLDPPGSNYNFRSMMGANTVQSPPSIAEMFHKSFGHTQKLEPEQTPPPSAPQVVATSSLSNGQSVNSSDYNHTGQQADSVTSSAKRLRFSPANATGGTGQTPDELLNIACDYLSSTFPEEESIARTWTHKLKRLQREQRLLAEKFINEILFEAESGTLHRGSVHINSFEPFVRFEEQSSNDQENTKSQSPSVHTSTATISHDGEIKSTSNADASENGNATVNENVYENYQN; from the coding sequence atgttggCACCGGATAAGTATCTCTCTCCAATGAAACAAATGACTGGTGCCGAAGAAAATCGACACTTTTTGCGGgcattcatacacacatataggGATTTGCCAGTGTTATGGGACACTTCTTTACGAGATTACACAAATCGCGATAAACGCGCTGAAGCATACGAACAACTTGTACCCATCTATCGCTACCTCAAGCGAGATGCAAATGTCGAAGAcgttaagaaaaaaatcaacacGCTGCGGACAAACTATCGCAAAGAATTGAAAGTTGTGGAAAGTTCACGACGCAATGGAACCATTCATCATCCACGTTGTTGGACTTTTCTTGAATTAGATTTCCTACGCAACACTGAAAAGTTTCTAGCTGTCAATCCCAGTACGCGAGGTGATTCATTTTCCGCATTCAGTGAGAATTCGCAAACACAATCTTCCTTTCTGGATCCACCAGGTTCCAATTATAATTTTCGCTCCATGATGGGAGCAAACACAGTGCAATCACCTCCCAGTATTGCCGAAATGTTCCACAAATCTTTTGGGCATACGCAAAAATTGGAGCCAGAGCAAACTCCACCACCGTCTGCACCACAAGTAGTAGCTACGAGTTCGTTATCCAATGGACAGTCTGTAAATTCATCAGATTACAATCACACAGGGCAACAAGCAGATTCTGTAACTAGCTCAGCAAAACGTTTGCGTTTTTCACCGGCGAATGCCACAGGTGGTACCGGACAAACGCCAGATGAGCTACTTAATATAGCTTGTGACTATCTTTCCAGTACATTTCCTGAAGAGGAATCTATCGCAAGGACCTGGACTCATAAGCTCAAACGTTTACAACGTGAGCAACGTTTATTAGCGGAAAAATTCATTAATGAAATACTTTTTGAGGCAGAATCAGGTACTTTACATCGTGGTTCGGTGCATATTAACAGTTTCGAGCCATTTGTTCGTTTTGAAGAACAATCAAGTAATGACCAAGAAAATACCAAATCCCAAAGTCCCAGCGTACATACATCCACCGCAACAATATCGCATGATGGTGAAATTAAATCTACTTCGAATGCTGATGCATCTGAAAACGGCAATGCTACCGTTAATGAAAATGTATACGAAAACTATCAGAACTAA